A genomic region of Prionailurus viverrinus isolate Anna chromosome D4, UM_Priviv_1.0, whole genome shotgun sequence contains the following coding sequences:
- the GOLGA2 gene encoding golgin subfamily A member 2 isoform X5 has translation MMWPPRPPPLPVMSEETRQSKLAAARKKLREYQQRNSPGVPAGAKKKRKIKNGSNPETATADGCHTPEDAPKDRAAPAAPTVDDTVSPGGVPSPCASPPRVTSMASTQNHDAKNEPFLMEESKCLSSTESLRQLSQQLNGLVSESSSYINGEGLATSANIKDLEKQQHQETLDQLEKEKKEFEQKLMKEQGSLREQLQVHIQTIGILVSEKTDLHTALVHTQQAVRQKAGESEDLASRLQSSRQRVGELERTLSAVSTQQKQVDKHNKDLTKERDALKLELYKNNKDNEDLKEHNSELEERLRVCMKEKEALQLGVQELEKKLEMSELLLQQFSSGSNPPDSNQQLQQALEERARLETRVGQLKDTLKHMQLERDKYVENLKEDNAFWQERMKQMSEKMQQLKEEKEHSVSQVQELEASLAELKKQTEVPPAQEPPAGPSEVEERLQAEAEQLQKELENLAGQLRAQVQDNEGLSRLNWEQEQRLLELERAAECWGEQAEERKQILETMQNDRTTISRALSQNRELKEQLAELQNGFVRLSNENMEITSALQSEQHVKKELAKKLGQLQEKLAELKETVELKSQEAESLQQQRDQYVSHLQQYVAAYQQHVAAFQQLASDKEMLQKQVLLQTQLMDRLQHEEVQGKAEAEIARQELQETQGRLEAATQQNQQLQAQLNLMAMPEEGDGLDGEEKDGEAAPPKLSMPEDLDSREAMVAFCNSALASAEEEQARLRGQLKEQRLRCKRLARLVAPGTTEDSVPGETHQALQVAMDKLQSRFLELMQEKVDLKERVEDLEHRCIQLSGETDTIGEYITLYQNQRAVLKERHREKEEYISRLAQDKEEMKVKLLELQELVLRLVDERNEWQGKFLATAQNPAGEPTTAPPAQELGAASGRGDDLREVSLADSDSAEPPQGEALSRHTGAENPTAQQIMQLLCEIQNPRERPGLGNNPCVPFFYRADENDEVKITVV, from the exons GCGCCCAAAGACCGCGCCGCTCCTGCTGCACCAACTGTTGATGACACCGTGTCACCTGGCGGTGTCCCTTCCCCCTGTGCCAGTCCCCCCCGTGTCACTAGCATGGCATCAACTCAG AACCATGATGCAAAAAATGAACCTTTTCTCATGGAAGAAAGCAA ATGTCTGTCATCTACCGAGAGCCTGCGACAGCTTTCTCAGCAGCTCAATGGTCTTGTGTCTGAG TCTTCATCCTACATCAATGGGGAGGGCCTGGCTACTTCTGCTAACATAAAGGATCTGGAG AAACAGCAGCACCAGGAAACTTTGGATCAACTGGAAAAG GAGAAGAAGGAGTTTGAGCAGAAGCTTATGAAGGAACAGGGTTCTCTAAGGGAACAGCTACAG GTTCACATCCAGACCATAGGGATTCTGGTGTCTGAGAAGACCGATTTGCATACAGCCTTGGTCCATACACAGCAGGCAGTCAGGCAGAAAGCAG GAGAGTCTGAAGACCTTGCTAGTCGCCTGCAGTCTTCCCGCCAGCGCGTAGGAGAGTTGGAGCGCACGCTGTCTGCTGTCTCTACACAGCAGAAACAGgtggacaag CACAACAAGGACTTGACCAAAGAGCGAGATGCCCTCAAACTGGAATTATACAAGAACAA CAAAGACAACGAGGACCTAAAGGAGCATAACTCGGAGCTGGAAGAGAGGCTGCGTGTCTGTATGAAAGAGAAGGAGGCCCTGCAGCTTGGGGTGCAGGAGCTGGAGAAGAAGCTGGAGATGTCGGAGCTCCTGCTGCAGCAG TTTTCTAGTGGGTCTAACCCCCCCGACAGCAACCAACAGTTACAGCAGGCCCTGGAAGAACGGGCACGGCTGGAGACACGTGTGGGGCAG CTGAAAGACACCCTCAAGCATATGCAGCTGGAGAGAGACAAGTACGTAGAGAATCTGAAAGAGGATAATGCCTTTTGGCAGGAAAGGATGAAACAGATGTCTGAAAAG ATGCAACagttgaaggaagagaaggagcacAGCGTGAGTCAGGTGCAGGAGCTGGAGGCCAGCTTGGCTGAACTGAAGAAACAGACAG AGGTCCCCCCAGCCCAGGAACCTCCAGCAGGGCCCTCGGAGGTGGAAGAGCGACTGCAGGCGGAGGCTGAACAACTGCAGAAGGAGCTGGAGAACCTGGCAGGGCAGCTGCGGGCCCAGGTGCAGGACAACGAAGGTCTGAGCCGCCTGAACTGGGAGCAGGAGCAGCGGCTGCTGGAGCTGGAGCGGGCCGCCGAGTGCTGGGGGGAGCAGGCTGAGGAGCGCAAGCAGATTCTGGAAACCATGCAGAATGACCGTACCACCATCAGCCGTGCGCTGTCCCAGAACCGTGAGCTCAAGGAGCAGCTGGCTGAGCTGCAGAATGGCTTCGTCAGGCTG AGCAACGAGAATATGGAGATTACCAGCGCGCTGCAGTCGGAGCAGCATGTCAAGAAGGAGCTGGCCAAGAAGCTGGGCCAGCTGCAGGAGAAGTTGGCGGAGCTGAAGGAGACG GTGGAGCTGAAGAGCCAGGAGGCCGAGAGCCTGCAGCAGCAGCGAGACCAGTACGTGAGCCACCTGCAGCAGTACGTGGCGGCCTATCAGCAGCACGTGGCCGCCTTTCAGCAGCTGGCCTCCGACAAGGAGATGCTGCAAAAGCAGGTGCTGCTGCAGACGCAGCTTATGGACCGGCTGCAGCACGAGGAAGTTCAGGGCAAGGCGGAGGCCGAGATAGCCCGCCAAGAGTTACAGGAGACCCAG GGACGCCTGGAAGCTGCCACCCAGCAGAACCAGCAGCTCCAGGCGCAGCTGAACCTCATGGCTATGCCTGAGGAAG GAGACGGACTGGACGGTGAGGAGAAGGACGGGGAGGCAGCCCCGCCAAAGCTGAGCATGCCGGAGGACCTAGATAGCCGCGAGGCCATG GTGGCGTTTTGTAACTCGGCCCTAGCCAGTGCCGAGGAGGAGCAGGCGCGGCTGCGCGGGCAGCTGAAGGAGCAGAGGCTGCGCTGCAAGCGCCTGGCTCGCCTGGTGGCCCCTGGGACCACCGAGGACAGCGTGCCTGGGGAGACCCACCAGGCCCTCCAGGTGGCCATGGACAAGCTGCAG AGCCGCTTCCTGGAGCTCATGCAGGAGAAAGTGGATCTGAAGGAGCGGGTGGAGGACCTGGAGCATCGCTGCATCCAGCTTTCTGGAGAGACGGACACCATAG GAGAGTACATTACCCTCTACCAGAATCAGAGGGCCGTGCTAAAGGAGCGGCACCGGGAGAAAGAGGAGTACATTAGCCGACTGGCTCaggacaaagaagaaatgaag GTGAAGCTACTGGAGCTGCAGGAGCTGGTGCTCCGTCTGGTGGACGAGCGAAATGAATGGCAGGGCAAGTTCCTGGCCACTGCCCAGAACCCTGCTGGGGAACCCACTACGGCACCCCCAGCCCAAGAGCTTGGCGCTGCCAGTGGCCGGGGTG ATGATCTTCGAGAAGTGAGCCTGGCCGACagtgacagtgcggagcctcccCAGGGAGAGGCCCTGTCACGCCACACTGGAGCTGAGAACCCCACCGCTCAGCAGATCATGCAGCTGCTGTGTGAGATCCAGAACCCCCGAGAACGCCCAGGCTTGGGCAACAACCCCTGTGTCCCCTTCTTCTACCGGGCCGATGAAAATGATGAGGTGAAGATCACGGTGGTCTAG
- the GOLGA2 gene encoding golgin subfamily A member 2 isoform X4: MMWPPRPPPLPVMSEETRQSKLAAARKKLREYQQRNSPGVPAGAKKKRKIKNGSNPETATADGCHTPEDIQDILKVLVSDLNRSNGVALPPLDKWKNHDAKNEPFLMEESKCLSSTESLRQLSQQLNGLVSESSSYINGEGLATSANIKDLESRYQELSLALDSSNLTNKQLSSKIEELKQQHQETLDQLEKEKKEFEQKLMKEQGSLREQLQVHIQTIGILVSEKTDLHTALVHTQQAVRQKAGESEDLASRLQSSRQRVGELERTLSAVSTQQKQVDKHNKDLTKERDALKLELYKNNKDNEDLKEHNSELEERLRVCMKEKEALQLGVQELEKKLEMSELLLQQFSSGSNPPDSNQQLQQALEERARLETRVGQLKDTLKHMQLERDKYVENLKEDNAFWQERMKQMSEKMQQLKEEKEHSVSQVQELEASLAELKKQTEVPPAQEPPAGPSEVEERLQAEAEQLQKELENLAGQLRAQVQDNEGLSRLNWEQEQRLLELERAAECWGEQAEERKQILETMQNDRTTISRALSQNRELKEQLAELQNGFVRLSNENMEITSALQSEQHVKKELAKKLGQLQEKLAELKETVELKSQEAESLQQQRDQYVSHLQQYVAAYQQHVAAFQQLASDKEMLQKQVLLQTQLMDRLQHEEVQGKAEAEIARQELQETQGRLEAATQQNQQLQAQLNLMAMPEEGDGLDGEEKDGEAAPPKLSMPEDLDSREAMVAFCNSALASAEEEQARLRGQLKEQRLRCKRLARLVAPGTTEDSVPGETHQALQVAMDKLQSRFLELMQEKVDLKERVEDLEHRCIQLSGETDTIGEYITLYQNQRAVLKERHREKEEYISRLAQDKEEMKVKLLELQELVLRLVDERNEWQGKFLATAQNPAGEPTTAPPAQELGAASGRGDDLREVSLADSDSAEPPQGEALSRHTGAENPTAQQIMQLLCEIQNPRERPGLGNNPCVPFFYRADENDEVKITVV, translated from the exons AACCATGATGCAAAAAATGAACCTTTTCTCATGGAAGAAAGCAA ATGTCTGTCATCTACCGAGAGCCTGCGACAGCTTTCTCAGCAGCTCAATGGTCTTGTGTCTGAG TCTTCATCCTACATCAATGGGGAGGGCCTGGCTACTTCTGCTAACATAAAGGATCTGGAG AGCCGGTACCAAGAGCTATCACTAGCCCTGGACTCCAGCAAtctaacaaacaaacaactcagtAGCAAGATAGAGGAATTG AAACAGCAGCACCAGGAAACTTTGGATCAACTGGAAAAG GAGAAGAAGGAGTTTGAGCAGAAGCTTATGAAGGAACAGGGTTCTCTAAGGGAACAGCTACAG GTTCACATCCAGACCATAGGGATTCTGGTGTCTGAGAAGACCGATTTGCATACAGCCTTGGTCCATACACAGCAGGCAGTCAGGCAGAAAGCAG GAGAGTCTGAAGACCTTGCTAGTCGCCTGCAGTCTTCCCGCCAGCGCGTAGGAGAGTTGGAGCGCACGCTGTCTGCTGTCTCTACACAGCAGAAACAGgtggacaag CACAACAAGGACTTGACCAAAGAGCGAGATGCCCTCAAACTGGAATTATACAAGAACAA CAAAGACAACGAGGACCTAAAGGAGCATAACTCGGAGCTGGAAGAGAGGCTGCGTGTCTGTATGAAAGAGAAGGAGGCCCTGCAGCTTGGGGTGCAGGAGCTGGAGAAGAAGCTGGAGATGTCGGAGCTCCTGCTGCAGCAG TTTTCTAGTGGGTCTAACCCCCCCGACAGCAACCAACAGTTACAGCAGGCCCTGGAAGAACGGGCACGGCTGGAGACACGTGTGGGGCAG CTGAAAGACACCCTCAAGCATATGCAGCTGGAGAGAGACAAGTACGTAGAGAATCTGAAAGAGGATAATGCCTTTTGGCAGGAAAGGATGAAACAGATGTCTGAAAAG ATGCAACagttgaaggaagagaaggagcacAGCGTGAGTCAGGTGCAGGAGCTGGAGGCCAGCTTGGCTGAACTGAAGAAACAGACAG AGGTCCCCCCAGCCCAGGAACCTCCAGCAGGGCCCTCGGAGGTGGAAGAGCGACTGCAGGCGGAGGCTGAACAACTGCAGAAGGAGCTGGAGAACCTGGCAGGGCAGCTGCGGGCCCAGGTGCAGGACAACGAAGGTCTGAGCCGCCTGAACTGGGAGCAGGAGCAGCGGCTGCTGGAGCTGGAGCGGGCCGCCGAGTGCTGGGGGGAGCAGGCTGAGGAGCGCAAGCAGATTCTGGAAACCATGCAGAATGACCGTACCACCATCAGCCGTGCGCTGTCCCAGAACCGTGAGCTCAAGGAGCAGCTGGCTGAGCTGCAGAATGGCTTCGTCAGGCTG AGCAACGAGAATATGGAGATTACCAGCGCGCTGCAGTCGGAGCAGCATGTCAAGAAGGAGCTGGCCAAGAAGCTGGGCCAGCTGCAGGAGAAGTTGGCGGAGCTGAAGGAGACG GTGGAGCTGAAGAGCCAGGAGGCCGAGAGCCTGCAGCAGCAGCGAGACCAGTACGTGAGCCACCTGCAGCAGTACGTGGCGGCCTATCAGCAGCACGTGGCCGCCTTTCAGCAGCTGGCCTCCGACAAGGAGATGCTGCAAAAGCAGGTGCTGCTGCAGACGCAGCTTATGGACCGGCTGCAGCACGAGGAAGTTCAGGGCAAGGCGGAGGCCGAGATAGCCCGCCAAGAGTTACAGGAGACCCAG GGACGCCTGGAAGCTGCCACCCAGCAGAACCAGCAGCTCCAGGCGCAGCTGAACCTCATGGCTATGCCTGAGGAAG GAGACGGACTGGACGGTGAGGAGAAGGACGGGGAGGCAGCCCCGCCAAAGCTGAGCATGCCGGAGGACCTAGATAGCCGCGAGGCCATG GTGGCGTTTTGTAACTCGGCCCTAGCCAGTGCCGAGGAGGAGCAGGCGCGGCTGCGCGGGCAGCTGAAGGAGCAGAGGCTGCGCTGCAAGCGCCTGGCTCGCCTGGTGGCCCCTGGGACCACCGAGGACAGCGTGCCTGGGGAGACCCACCAGGCCCTCCAGGTGGCCATGGACAAGCTGCAG AGCCGCTTCCTGGAGCTCATGCAGGAGAAAGTGGATCTGAAGGAGCGGGTGGAGGACCTGGAGCATCGCTGCATCCAGCTTTCTGGAGAGACGGACACCATAG GAGAGTACATTACCCTCTACCAGAATCAGAGGGCCGTGCTAAAGGAGCGGCACCGGGAGAAAGAGGAGTACATTAGCCGACTGGCTCaggacaaagaagaaatgaag GTGAAGCTACTGGAGCTGCAGGAGCTGGTGCTCCGTCTGGTGGACGAGCGAAATGAATGGCAGGGCAAGTTCCTGGCCACTGCCCAGAACCCTGCTGGGGAACCCACTACGGCACCCCCAGCCCAAGAGCTTGGCGCTGCCAGTGGCCGGGGTG ATGATCTTCGAGAAGTGAGCCTGGCCGACagtgacagtgcggagcctcccCAGGGAGAGGCCCTGTCACGCCACACTGGAGCTGAGAACCCCACCGCTCAGCAGATCATGCAGCTGCTGTGTGAGATCCAGAACCCCCGAGAACGCCCAGGCTTGGGCAACAACCCCTGTGTCCCCTTCTTCTACCGGGCCGATGAAAATGATGAGGTGAAGATCACGGTGGTCTAG
- the GOLGA2 gene encoding golgin subfamily A member 2 isoform X6 encodes MMWPPRPPPLPVMSEETRQSKLAAARKKLREYQQRNSPGVPAGAKKKRKIKNGSNPETATADGCHTPEDNHDAKNEPFLMEESKCLSSTESLRQLSQQLNGLVSESSSYINGEGLATSANIKDLESRYQELSLALDSSNLTNKQLSSKIEELKQQHQETLDQLEKEKKEFEQKLMKEQGSLREQLQVHIQTIGILVSEKTDLHTALVHTQQAVRQKAGESEDLASRLQSSRQRVGELERTLSAVSTQQKQVDKHNKDLTKERDALKLELYKNNKDNEDLKEHNSELEERLRVCMKEKEALQLGVQELEKKLEMSELLLQQFSSGSNPPDSNQQLQQALEERARLETRVGQLKDTLKHMQLERDKYVENLKEDNAFWQERMKQMSEKMQQLKEEKEHSVSQVQELEASLAELKKQTEVPPAQEPPAGPSEVEERLQAEAEQLQKELENLAGQLRAQVQDNEGLSRLNWEQEQRLLELERAAECWGEQAEERKQILETMQNDRTTISRALSQNRELKEQLAELQNGFVRLSNENMEITSALQSEQHVKKELAKKLGQLQEKLAELKETVELKSQEAESLQQQRDQYVSHLQQYVAAYQQHVAAFQQLASDKEMLQKQVLLQTQLMDRLQHEEVQGKAEAEIARQELQETQGRLEAATQQNQQLQAQLNLMAMPEEGDGLDGEEKDGEAAPPKLSMPEDLDSREAMVAFCNSALASAEEEQARLRGQLKEQRLRCKRLARLVAPGTTEDSVPGETHQALQVAMDKLQSRFLELMQEKVDLKERVEDLEHRCIQLSGETDTIGEYITLYQNQRAVLKERHREKEEYISRLAQDKEEMKVKLLELQELVLRLVDERNEWQGKFLATAQNPAGEPTTAPPAQELGAASGRGDDLREVSLADSDSAEPPQGEALSRHTGAENPTAQQIMQLLCEIQNPRERPGLGNNPCVPFFYRADENDEVKITVV; translated from the exons AACCATGATGCAAAAAATGAACCTTTTCTCATGGAAGAAAGCAA ATGTCTGTCATCTACCGAGAGCCTGCGACAGCTTTCTCAGCAGCTCAATGGTCTTGTGTCTGAG TCTTCATCCTACATCAATGGGGAGGGCCTGGCTACTTCTGCTAACATAAAGGATCTGGAG AGCCGGTACCAAGAGCTATCACTAGCCCTGGACTCCAGCAAtctaacaaacaaacaactcagtAGCAAGATAGAGGAATTG AAACAGCAGCACCAGGAAACTTTGGATCAACTGGAAAAG GAGAAGAAGGAGTTTGAGCAGAAGCTTATGAAGGAACAGGGTTCTCTAAGGGAACAGCTACAG GTTCACATCCAGACCATAGGGATTCTGGTGTCTGAGAAGACCGATTTGCATACAGCCTTGGTCCATACACAGCAGGCAGTCAGGCAGAAAGCAG GAGAGTCTGAAGACCTTGCTAGTCGCCTGCAGTCTTCCCGCCAGCGCGTAGGAGAGTTGGAGCGCACGCTGTCTGCTGTCTCTACACAGCAGAAACAGgtggacaag CACAACAAGGACTTGACCAAAGAGCGAGATGCCCTCAAACTGGAATTATACAAGAACAA CAAAGACAACGAGGACCTAAAGGAGCATAACTCGGAGCTGGAAGAGAGGCTGCGTGTCTGTATGAAAGAGAAGGAGGCCCTGCAGCTTGGGGTGCAGGAGCTGGAGAAGAAGCTGGAGATGTCGGAGCTCCTGCTGCAGCAG TTTTCTAGTGGGTCTAACCCCCCCGACAGCAACCAACAGTTACAGCAGGCCCTGGAAGAACGGGCACGGCTGGAGACACGTGTGGGGCAG CTGAAAGACACCCTCAAGCATATGCAGCTGGAGAGAGACAAGTACGTAGAGAATCTGAAAGAGGATAATGCCTTTTGGCAGGAAAGGATGAAACAGATGTCTGAAAAG ATGCAACagttgaaggaagagaaggagcacAGCGTGAGTCAGGTGCAGGAGCTGGAGGCCAGCTTGGCTGAACTGAAGAAACAGACAG AGGTCCCCCCAGCCCAGGAACCTCCAGCAGGGCCCTCGGAGGTGGAAGAGCGACTGCAGGCGGAGGCTGAACAACTGCAGAAGGAGCTGGAGAACCTGGCAGGGCAGCTGCGGGCCCAGGTGCAGGACAACGAAGGTCTGAGCCGCCTGAACTGGGAGCAGGAGCAGCGGCTGCTGGAGCTGGAGCGGGCCGCCGAGTGCTGGGGGGAGCAGGCTGAGGAGCGCAAGCAGATTCTGGAAACCATGCAGAATGACCGTACCACCATCAGCCGTGCGCTGTCCCAGAACCGTGAGCTCAAGGAGCAGCTGGCTGAGCTGCAGAATGGCTTCGTCAGGCTG AGCAACGAGAATATGGAGATTACCAGCGCGCTGCAGTCGGAGCAGCATGTCAAGAAGGAGCTGGCCAAGAAGCTGGGCCAGCTGCAGGAGAAGTTGGCGGAGCTGAAGGAGACG GTGGAGCTGAAGAGCCAGGAGGCCGAGAGCCTGCAGCAGCAGCGAGACCAGTACGTGAGCCACCTGCAGCAGTACGTGGCGGCCTATCAGCAGCACGTGGCCGCCTTTCAGCAGCTGGCCTCCGACAAGGAGATGCTGCAAAAGCAGGTGCTGCTGCAGACGCAGCTTATGGACCGGCTGCAGCACGAGGAAGTTCAGGGCAAGGCGGAGGCCGAGATAGCCCGCCAAGAGTTACAGGAGACCCAG GGACGCCTGGAAGCTGCCACCCAGCAGAACCAGCAGCTCCAGGCGCAGCTGAACCTCATGGCTATGCCTGAGGAAG GAGACGGACTGGACGGTGAGGAGAAGGACGGGGAGGCAGCCCCGCCAAAGCTGAGCATGCCGGAGGACCTAGATAGCCGCGAGGCCATG GTGGCGTTTTGTAACTCGGCCCTAGCCAGTGCCGAGGAGGAGCAGGCGCGGCTGCGCGGGCAGCTGAAGGAGCAGAGGCTGCGCTGCAAGCGCCTGGCTCGCCTGGTGGCCCCTGGGACCACCGAGGACAGCGTGCCTGGGGAGACCCACCAGGCCCTCCAGGTGGCCATGGACAAGCTGCAG AGCCGCTTCCTGGAGCTCATGCAGGAGAAAGTGGATCTGAAGGAGCGGGTGGAGGACCTGGAGCATCGCTGCATCCAGCTTTCTGGAGAGACGGACACCATAG GAGAGTACATTACCCTCTACCAGAATCAGAGGGCCGTGCTAAAGGAGCGGCACCGGGAGAAAGAGGAGTACATTAGCCGACTGGCTCaggacaaagaagaaatgaag GTGAAGCTACTGGAGCTGCAGGAGCTGGTGCTCCGTCTGGTGGACGAGCGAAATGAATGGCAGGGCAAGTTCCTGGCCACTGCCCAGAACCCTGCTGGGGAACCCACTACGGCACCCCCAGCCCAAGAGCTTGGCGCTGCCAGTGGCCGGGGTG ATGATCTTCGAGAAGTGAGCCTGGCCGACagtgacagtgcggagcctcccCAGGGAGAGGCCCTGTCACGCCACACTGGAGCTGAGAACCCCACCGCTCAGCAGATCATGCAGCTGCTGTGTGAGATCCAGAACCCCCGAGAACGCCCAGGCTTGGGCAACAACCCCTGTGTCCCCTTCTTCTACCGGGCCGATGAAAATGATGAGGTGAAGATCACGGTGGTCTAG